Part of the Sporosarcina sp. FSL K6-2383 genome is shown below.
GCGTGCAGGAGCTTGGCGGTCTTGCAGTTCTTGGTACGGAACGACATGAGTCACGCCGTATTGATAATCAGCTTCGTGGTCGTTCAGGTCGTCAAGGTGACCCGGGTGTGACGCAATTCTATTTATCACTTGAGGATGAATTAATGCGCCGTTTCGGTTCGGATCAAATGAAGTCGATGATGACGAAATTGGGCATGGACGATACGACACCGATTCAGTCGAAAATGGTATCACGTTCGGTTGAATCTGCACAAAAACGGGTAGAGGGTAATAACTTCGATGCACGGAAACGTTTGCTACAGTATGATGATGTGTTGCGTCAGCAGCGTGAAATCATCTATAAAGAACGTAATGAAGTGTTAGAGTCGGATAATATTCGTGATGTGTTAGAAAATATGTTAGTGAATATTGTAGAACAGTCTGTTGCGTTGCATACAACTGAAGAGAAGCAAGAAGATTGGAATTTAAAAGGGCTTGAAGATTTCCTTGGAGCGAATTTATTGCAAGAGGAACGTCTGAAAACGACTGATATGGCTGGGAAATCAGTGGAAGAGCTGACGGCATTGATTCAACAGGCGGTTACGGAACGCTATGATGAGAAAGAGGCGGAAATGTCGGAAGAGCGTATGCGCGAATTCGAAAAAGTCGTCTTGTTGCGTGCCATTGACTCGAAATGGATGGATCATATCGACGCGATGGACCAATTACGTCATGGAATTCATTTACGTGCTTATGGACAAACAGATCCGTTGCGTGAGTATCAATCGGAAGGATTTGCGATGTTCGAGGAGATGCTGGGGTCGATTGAATCGGATGCATCTAAGTACGTCATGAAGGCAGAAATCCGTAATAATCTTGAGCGTGAAGAAGTTGTCAAAGCTCAAGCTGTTAATCCGAAAGAGGATGGCGAAAAAGTAACGAAGAAACCAGTGCGTCGTGCAGTAAACATCGGACGAAATGACCCATGTACTTGCGGTAGCGGGAAGAAGTATAAAAACTGTCACGGTAGAGCATAAGTGCCGGGCAACCCAAATTCAGGAGGAATAACAATGATGGAATTATCCGATGTACGTAATGAGCTAGACAAATCAGCTAAGAAATTAGCGGACTTTAGGGGGTCTCTTTGACTTAGAAAACAAAGAGGCACGTATTCAAGAGTTTGATGAAATTATGCTGGATCCACAATTCTGGAATGACCAGGACAGTGCGCAGAAAGTAATTTCTGAATCAAAGGCATTAAAGGACATTGTCGGCGATTACACAGAGCTGACTGACGAGCAGGAAAACTTAGAAATGACGCTCGAATTATTGCGTGAAGAATTCGATGCAGAAATGCAAGAAGATCTCGGAGCAGAATTGAAGGAATTTAAAACGAAGCTAGAGGCATTTGAATTACAAATGCTGTTAAGCGATGAATTTGATAAAAATAGTGCAGTTCTTGAGCTTCATTCGGGTGCTGGCGGTACGGAATCTCAGGACTGGGCATCTATGCTACTGCGTATGTATACGCGTTGGGCAGAGCATCGCGGCTTTAAAGTCGAGACACTTGATTACCAGGCGGGTGACGAAGCGGGCGTGAAGTCAGTGACATTGTCCATTAAAGGGCATAATGCATACGGCTATTTGAAAGCAGAAAAAGGTGTTCACCGTCTTGTTCGTATATCACCATTTGATT
Proteins encoded:
- the prfB gene encoding peptide chain release factor 2 (programmed frameshift), giving the protein MELSDVRNELDKSAKKLADFRGSLDLENKEARIQEFDEIMLDPQFWNDQDSAQKVISESKALKDIVGDYTELTDEQENLEMTLELLREEFDAEMQEDLGAELKEFKTKLEAFELQMLLSDEFDKNSAVLELHSGAGGTESQDWASMLLRMYTRWAEHRGFKVETLDYQAGDEAGVKSVTLSIKGHNAYGYLKAEKGVHRLVRISPFDSSGRRHTSFSSIEVMPEFEGDVDVEIKMEDVKIDTYRSSGAGGQHVNTTDSAVRMTHIPTGAIVTCQTERSQIKNRERALNLLKAKIYQIRIEEEEARLLEIRGDQKEIGWGSQIRSYVFHPYSMVKDHRTSAETGNVGAVMDGDIDLFINAYLRSRIS